A window of Kiritimatiellia bacterium contains these coding sequences:
- the eboE gene encoding metabolite traffic protein EboE: protein MKLQDQPPLHLTYGLSIHPDETLADLEASIRRHACAVRDRVGPGRPFGLGLRISDAVSRELGTGSALARLKDLLAANDLYVFTLNGFPFGRFRGGPVKERVYAPDWRTEERVAYTLRLADQLAELLPAGVAGSISTVPGSFKAWIGGPADVDLIAANLGRVARHVAALRDRTGREIHIGLEPEPGCLWETPAELVRFLRGRPWPGGAGEEIRRRHIGVCLDTCHMALCFEEPEAVLRKYREAGIRVSKIQLSAALEASGAGVKELARFAEPVYLHQAAARWDDSRVRTWPDLPEALAELPGLPEPPLVRVHFHVPLHFGGAAGLRSTAETMTPGFFRAVRAGATEHLEIETYSFDALPGGPKDAVESVAAEFRWVMPRLAAGT, encoded by the coding sequence ATGAAACTGCAGGACCAGCCCCCGCTGCACCTGACGTACGGGTTGAGCATCCATCCGGACGAGACCCTGGCCGACCTGGAGGCTTCCATCCGGCGGCACGCCTGCGCGGTCCGGGACCGGGTCGGGCCGGGACGCCCGTTCGGGCTGGGCCTGCGGATCAGCGACGCCGTGTCGCGGGAACTGGGAACCGGAAGCGCCCTCGCGCGGCTGAAGGACCTTCTCGCGGCCAACGACCTCTACGTTTTCACGCTCAACGGCTTTCCCTTTGGCCGCTTCCGCGGCGGCCCGGTCAAGGAGCGGGTCTACGCGCCCGACTGGCGGACGGAAGAGCGCGTCGCGTACACGCTCCGCCTCGCGGATCAACTGGCCGAACTGCTCCCCGCCGGGGTCGCGGGAAGCATCAGCACCGTGCCGGGCTCCTTCAAGGCCTGGATCGGCGGCCCGGCGGACGTCGATCTCATCGCGGCGAACCTGGGCCGGGTTGCGAGGCACGTGGCGGCTCTCCGGGATCGAACAGGCCGGGAAATCCACATCGGGCTGGAACCGGAGCCCGGCTGCCTCTGGGAAACGCCGGCCGAGTTGGTCCGCTTCCTGCGCGGGCGGCCGTGGCCGGGCGGCGCGGGGGAAGAGATTCGCCGGCGCCACATCGGCGTCTGCCTGGACACCTGCCACATGGCGCTCTGCTTCGAAGAGCCGGAGGCCGTCTTGCGGAAGTACCGGGAGGCCGGTATCCGGGTCTCCAAGATCCAGTTGAGCGCGGCCCTGGAAGCGTCCGGCGCGGGCGTGAAAGAGCTGGCGCGCTTCGCGGAACCGGTCTATCTCCACCAGGCGGCGGCCCGCTGGGATGACAGCCGCGTCCGCACGTGGCCCGACCTGCCCGAGGCGCTGGCCGAATTACCGGGCCTGCCGGAACCGCCGCTCGTTCGCGTTCATTTTCACGTGCCGCTGCACTTCGGGGGCGCGGCCGGGCTGCGGTCCACGGCGGAAACGATGACGCCGGGTTTCTTCCGCGCGGTCCGGGCCGGCGCCACGGAGCACCTCGAGATCGAAACCTACAGCTTCGATGCCCTGCCGGGCGGCCCGAAGGACGCCGTCGAAAGCGTCGCCGCAGAGTTCCGCTGGGTGATGCCACGCCTGGCCGCGGGCACTTGA